The bacterium genome includes a region encoding these proteins:
- a CDS encoding NAD(P) transhydrogenase subunit alpha, translating to MLPPIIIGLYVFLLATFVGFEVITKVPPTLHTPLMSGANAISGITIVGALYCARFFSPTVANVVGFFAVVFAMINVVGGFLVTDRMLRMFRKK from the coding sequence CTGCTGCCGCCCATCATCATCGGGCTCTACGTCTTTCTGCTCGCGACGTTCGTGGGCTTCGAGGTCATCACCAAGGTGCCCCCGACGCTGCACACGCCGCTGATGTCCGGCGCGAACGCGATCTCGGGCATCACCATCGTCGGCGCGCTCTACTGCGCGCGTTTCTTCTCGCCGACCGTGGCGAACGTCGTCGGCTTTTTCGCCGTCGTGTTCGCGATGATCAACGTCGTCGGCGGCTTCCTCGTCACCGACCGCATGCTCCGCATGTTCCGGAAGAAGTAG
- a CDS encoding NAD(P)(+) transhydrogenase (Re/Si-specific) subunit beta, translating to MKILIHLLYMLSAVLFIFGLKRMGKVKTSYQGNLIAAGAMLLAIAATILDLGNIDYGFIIAGIVVGSAIGAFYALKVQMTQMPQMVALFNGFGGLASLLVALSFFAETVFAGAKDHTAASLVGADQAVTIALSVLVGSITFSGSIVAWGKLEGKVTEQPVLLPMRHFINLALFVGSLALGAAFCFWLMGSFTLFAAILVLTLAALALGVLLVIPIGGADMPVVISLLNSYSGLAASMTGFVIQNNLLIIAGALVGSAGLILTQIMCVAMNRSLANVLFGGFGAVAAAGGGKEGYTNVKEVDAEQTAMILENATSCVFVPGYGLAVSQAQHACRELGEMLEKRGCDVKYAIHPVAGRMPGHMNVLLAEANVPYEKLFEMDQINGDFKNTEVVIILGANDVVNPAALNDPQSPIYGMPILNVHEAQTVIVVKRSLSAGFAGIRNELFEADNSLMLFSDAKKALTGIVEELKHA from the coding sequence ATGAAAATTCTCATCCACCTCCTCTACATGCTTTCGGCCGTCCTTTTCATCTTCGGACTGAAGAGAATGGGCAAGGTCAAGACGTCGTATCAGGGCAACCTGATCGCCGCGGGCGCCATGCTGCTTGCGATCGCCGCGACGATCCTCGACCTCGGCAATATCGACTACGGGTTCATCATCGCCGGCATCGTCGTCGGATCGGCCATCGGCGCGTTCTACGCGCTCAAGGTCCAGATGACGCAGATGCCGCAGATGGTCGCGCTGTTCAACGGCTTCGGCGGCCTCGCGTCGCTTCTGGTCGCGCTGTCTTTCTTCGCCGAGACGGTCTTCGCCGGCGCGAAGGACCACACCGCCGCGAGCCTCGTCGGCGCGGACCAGGCGGTCACGATCGCGCTGTCCGTCCTTGTCGGTTCGATCACGTTTTCCGGCTCGATCGTCGCGTGGGGCAAGCTCGAGGGCAAGGTCACCGAACAGCCCGTGCTGCTTCCGATGCGGCATTTCATCAACCTCGCGCTGTTCGTCGGATCGCTCGCGCTCGGCGCGGCGTTCTGCTTCTGGCTGATGGGCAGCTTCACGCTATTCGCGGCGATCCTCGTGCTCACGCTCGCCGCGCTCGCACTCGGCGTGCTGCTTGTCATCCCCATCGGCGGCGCGGACATGCCCGTCGTGATCTCGCTTCTGAATTCCTACTCGGGCCTTGCGGCGTCGATGACGGGATTTGTCATCCAGAACAATCTGCTCATCATCGCCGGCGCGCTCGTCGGCTCGGCGGGCCTCATCCTTACGCAGATCATGTGCGTCGCGATGAACCGGTCCCTGGCGAACGTGCTGTTCGGCGGATTCGGCGCGGTCGCGGCGGCGGGCGGCGGCAAGGAAGGCTACACGAACGTCAAGGAAGTGGACGCCGAGCAGACCGCGATGATCCTCGAAAACGCGACCTCGTGCGTGTTCGTGCCGGGATACGGCCTTGCCGTTTCGCAGGCGCAGCATGCCTGCCGCGAGCTGGGCGAGATGCTCGAAAAGCGCGGCTGCGACGTGAAGTACGCGATCCATCCGGTCGCCGGGCGCATGCCGGGCCACATGAACGTGCTGCTCGCCGAGGCGAACGTGCCCTACGAGAAGCTGTTCGAGATGGACCAGATCAACGGCGACTTCAAGAACACCGAGGTGGTCATCATCCTTGGCGCGAACGACGTGGTGAACCCCGCGGCGCTCAACGATCCGCAAAGCCCGATCTACGGCATGCCGATCCTGAACGTTCACGAGGCGCAGACGGTCATCGTCGTCAAGCGATCGCTCTCGGCCGGCTTCGCGGGTATCCGCAACGAGCTGTTCGAGGCCGACAACTCCCTGATGCTCTTCTCCGACGCCAAAAAGGCGCTCACGGGCATCGTGGAGGAATTGAAGCACGCGTGA
- a CDS encoding Re/Si-specific NAD(P)(+) transhydrogenase subunit alpha, with protein MPTVLVPKEIVPGETRVAATPETVRRFAKMGFTVLVEKDAGAGSFFADESYAQAGAEIVPDVVEAYKRADLVLKLHPPRFHEERKGFEADFLREGTILVSFLYPTQNADTVEALTKRKISAFAMDQIPRITRAQKHDALSSQANLAGYKAVIMAAERMPKIFPLLMTAAGTITPAKVVILGAGVAGLQAIATAKRLGAIVDVSDVRPAVKEQVQSLGGRFIEVPTDESMQTAGGYAKEQSAEFLAKQQALVRKFIVEADAVITTALIPGRPAPKLIPADMVKDMKNGAVIVDLAAEQGGNCELTEPGQTVVKEGVTIMGVPNIPATVPVNASDMYAKNVLYVVEALYPKGELNFNFEDEILAGAIVTHDGAVRDRTAK; from the coding sequence ATGCCAACGGTCCTTGTGCCGAAGGAAATCGTCCCCGGCGAGACGCGCGTCGCCGCGACCCCCGAAACGGTGCGTCGCTTTGCGAAAATGGGCTTCACCGTCCTTGTCGAAAAGGACGCGGGCGCGGGTTCGTTCTTCGCGGACGAATCCTACGCCCAGGCCGGCGCCGAAATCGTGCCGGACGTTGTCGAAGCCTACAAACGTGCGGATCTCGTCCTCAAACTGCATCCCCCGCGCTTCCACGAAGAACGCAAAGGCTTTGAAGCGGACTTCCTGCGCGAGGGAACGATCCTCGTTTCCTTTCTCTATCCCACGCAGAACGCCGACACGGTCGAAGCGCTCACGAAGCGCAAGATCAGCGCGTTCGCGATGGATCAGATCCCGCGCATCACCCGCGCGCAGAAGCACGACGCGCTAAGCTCGCAGGCGAACCTTGCGGGCTACAAGGCCGTCATCATGGCCGCGGAGCGGATGCCGAAGATCTTCCCGCTGCTCATGACCGCCGCGGGCACGATCACCCCGGCGAAGGTCGTCATCCTGGGCGCGGGCGTCGCGGGTTTGCAGGCGATCGCCACGGCCAAGCGCCTGGGCGCGATCGTCGATGTCTCCGACGTGCGTCCCGCGGTGAAGGAACAGGTGCAGAGCCTCGGCGGGCGCTTCATCGAGGTGCCAACCGACGAGTCGATGCAGACCGCCGGCGGCTACGCGAAAGAGCAATCGGCCGAGTTCCTCGCCAAGCAGCAGGCGCTTGTGCGCAAGTTCATCGTCGAGGCCGACGCGGTCATCACCACCGCGCTCATTCCCGGCCGGCCCGCGCCCAAGCTCATCCCCGCGGACATGGTCAAGGACATGAAAAACGGCGCGGTCATCGTGGACCTTGCCGCGGAGCAGGGCGGCAACTGCGAACTGACCGAGCCCGGCCAGACCGTGGTGAAGGAGGGCGTCACCATCATGGGCGTTCCCAATATCCCCGCGACGGTGCCGGTCAACGCCAGCGACATGTACGCCAAGAACGTCCTGTACGTGGTCGAGGCGCTCTACCCGAAGGGCGAGCTGAACTTCAACTTCGAGGACGAGATCCTCGCCGGCGCCATCGTGACGCACGACGGCGCCGTCCGCGACCGCACGGCGAAATAA